GCCAAATAGTTACGTTAGTAAgcctaaattataattattaagtaatatgtattacgtgccgtaatgtgcacctctgcctaccccttcggggttaaaaaggcgtgacgttgctacgTTGCTAGTAAGcctaaacataataaatgatttagtatgtctcacgaaagttaaaataattataaaacaaagtgtaTCGATCTTAGTAGGATAGATTTatcttctatttttttataattctttgtaaataagAAGAGAAATGTTGAGACTGTTCGAAGCTCATTTTTTGACGTggcaatttttaataaaaaaaattgtattgtattaactGTTACCTTCAaggttagaaaataattttaagattagATTCGGAGCATACAAGTTCAAAATCtcttgtttcattaaaaaaaagggatgatgacagggtatgtagtttatttcagataaaaaaaaacatcaaataccTAGTGGCGTCAGTAAATCAAATTTTTCACACTTTGTAAgtaaaagtgacgtcacattaCATCAATCTAATACAGGTACTTGATGTAAAATGTCCGGTATTtttcagaaatattaaaaaaaaaaacaatgtcatctaccctataaagtattttactacacattttgAATGTTCATAGAATTTATTGTTTGCAAATTTTTAAACtacatatgtacctatctatgtgaatagattttaaaccttttttttggAATGATAAACGAGTCGATAGTTATCAGCATGGAATGCTGACATTCAGTAGAATGTCGTTAGGGATTGAATGGAAAACAACTAGAAAAGAGaaggaaaaaaaaatttaggcTGTGTTGATAACTAAATAAGAAATGTATCTTCAGATCAGCGTAGCTGAGGGACTTTGACCGTTGTAAAAGAGAATCaatgcagtacccttagtacgagtttgctttacgtttaagcaATCTTATACTAGGGTACATAATAGTAAAAAAGACATACCTACTGAGAACTTGAATCAACTGCATCACAAACCACACAGCACCCAGGCACTTAGTTTATAAGGAATCCACATgatctatacttattatattcttGAGTGGGGAGGAGGGGAAAGAATCATTGAATCGACTCCGCCCAGACCTGGGAGAGATGAAAAGAACTGTCAGACTTACTGATtcaaaaccactccgttcctaccagagccggagccacggtaacagTCCCTTGGCTTTTTATATGACTGACTAAGAACGCATTTAATGTATCTGATCACAGCTATGTAGCTGACACgaaagaaaatgtataaaatgaaacatGGGCGCCGGCAGTATTGTTCATGATTCTTGATTAGTGAGCTCTAGCTAGCTCACAATTTATAATAGGGCTCTTGAAAACAAGAAgtctttacttttatatttattcatcttTTGACTGCTGTTATATGAGAGAATATAAAGCATATTGCGTCTCTTTGGTGTAACGtttcatgaagcaagtacaaagaggagaatgccataatgtgattgtgtactgtgacacaaaaaacgGCCTTGTCCAATgttattattagtaaaaaaagtgTAGATAGGCGTATTTAAGAGCTCAGAAAGTGGcatattaaaatgtggacaattggcaacgtttttgtagtatgaaaccgctagatggaaaatagagtgGCATGGTTTGTAActccgcgctccccgtaaagtgtcacgcattatgttaaattgAAATCCAGTTaggacatctctttgtatttgcttcatagtTAAGTTCTGGAAAGAACTTTGGCGGCGCCCATGCAGGCAAGGGAAATATTtcgaattcaatattttaaccaCACTACACAATAATAGaagtacaatttaatattcaatgtCCAATTTTGATCGCAATTTGTAGttttaagtgtaaataaaacgataaaaaaattCATGTCTTTCATTTCCACATCAAATCCTCAATATGCTTATTCGATAGTTAAAATGAcaaaaacctaaaataaaattcagctttattacctacaaaatgaataaggttgaaaatatttGACTTGACCGTGGTAACCGATTTCTGTAGACGTTTGTGGAGGCTTCAAGCTGTTTCTaccgcacagctactttgcggcaaCGCATATTTGtaacacagctacatagtatcagtgaaaacagtcACAAACGTTTCACACTTTAACTATTAAATCTTCGCAGCATATCTTTGGTGCAAAAGCGCCTACATACGCCTAAAtactaagtataaataaaaccaaaaaaatacaatttcagttttttatttcgttatagAATCCTCAATATACACATAGatgtttaattacattaaaataataaatagtacacTTCCCTTAAGCATACGAGGAGTGCTTGTAGTGCTAGGAGCTTGACTTGTCGTAGCGTACAACTTCGTAAAATGACGGTGCGAATGGTTAGACAACGGAGTACCTTATTCACCGCCGACGCCCTGTCGCAGTATAGAGTATGGATTAACTCAAAACTCCCCCTACCTATGTTTAGagagaaaacaaacaaaataggaatgaattttgaataaaatattgaccGAATTGGGAATGAGGATGCCAgtgtttctatgaaatctggtcccacttccaatagctGTGTGTGTttcatcattggataggtaattttcagctgaataaaagttactatggcgccaaatCTTAGTCTTAGTTAGttagatttggaacttggcgtcATAGTAATATTAGGTGGGACCAcaatttgcatcctcctttgtGTTATTCTGTACCTTTAGAACGcgtttgctttacgcttaacGAAATCGAAAGAGCGTATTTGGCGCTCTAATTagcaatcagagcgccgaacgcgctctcgttgcacgtaaaacaaactcttactaagcgCTCTGAATTTCAAAATGTTGTTCAGTTTAGATTTTCTCAGTAATCTGCCACTTACTGGgtcataaacaaaattgtttttttaccaTTTAAATCTATAAGCTGGTCAAAAAAGAATTTACAATCCGAGCAAGTAAGTACTGAATCAATACATTTCTGTTTCAATTCCACCCAATTTCATAATCGTGAATCAACACCAAAACAATATCATCAAATTCTATCCAGCCGTTTAGGAGTTCAGTGACACACatacaacaaatataataaaggttataatatcaaaaatacttttctaaCACTAAATATATGCGTAATGGAAGGATGGATCTAGAAAGAGAAACACAGTTAATGTAGATTACTAAGCCATTTTGGTCTAAACTACTGTTGTATTACGACTCAAAATTGCCTGACACCTACAGATTTAGTGCAAAGAGATTTTTAAAGTCATTTGTAAAAGTTGTTCAGGGACTTTCGATCTTAAATACTTGTTATTGTGGGTGAGAGTTAAAATTTTTGCATGTCATAGAGGTGAAGATTTAAAATATCGAGATatttagtaagtatattttttaattatatattttttattatgtaattttgcttacagtacatacatacatacataacacgcGTTCAGTTCGTTTATATATCACATATTCAACACATAGTATTAGGCTTCTATACAACAAGCTCTAATTCTATATACAAGATTATTTTTGAAGATGAAAACtactaaaatatgaatattgtattatgtaccaTTTATTCCATAAAGGTCATTAGCTAAGCGCGACgtcttgcgtgagcgatctagaagcaaacgcgaagcggtgcggtgacacgcgaatttaacgcgatgcggtgtgacgctGCGGTTAAGTCCTACatgcatgtgaatcgtttcattttgtttttgtttctgaCATTTATACAAAACATGACGGCCATTTCGCGTGAAATTATCAAGCCAAATGATCGCGTTCGCACCGCGTCTCATCGCATCGCACGTGCAGTTGCTGACGTAGGCCGcgtcaatagattttgacaaattgttttttcgcgCCGCGTCGCATTCGCTTCTAGTTCGCTCGCGCAAGACGTCACGTAAAGGTAGGTTTATATTAACAGCCAGTTTCAAAAACCAATCTATCAATGATTTAAATCTTTATGAACAGTTTTTAAAtgtgacaaaaataacaataggtTGACTTGGAGccaataaacaaagaaaatattagggCTGTTTCCAAGTAGTCAGAGTCTAAACGTTTTGgaatgaacaaaaaaaatattgtgctaCTAAATTGCACTTCATGACGTCATACTAAAGTACATTACCAAATCAATGGGGGACTACCGTTTATTTTAGCTCACCAAATGACGCAAATTTAGCAAGAAgtttttttgtccaatcacagcagctgtcaaatattgtaCATCCAATGGTGTCACACTAACTAATTCTCTATTGGAGAAAGACTCGTTCCTCGTCCAATAGGAAATTAGAGCAAGATTTACACTAGCACCATCGGGTAAGCAAAAAACGGTAAACCAAAATTGACTACAGTAGGTACGAGGTTATTTCAAAGcagatatctattaaaaaaatgtagtaaggAATCACCCAAATTGCTAAATGTAACTTCATAAATATGTAAAGATCAACATTCCAACTAAAATGGGTTATCTATGTCtaagttacatacataattaaataaataagttaagtaTTAGTACAAAATGGGCCCAAAGTTTATagaattttgtataatattaaaacgttAGAAGAAAGACATACTCAAACTTCAAAGAATCTCTGATAGAGACTAATCAAAGTAGAATATTAGCTGATTTGTCACTAACACTCAAATTTATACTATAAGTTCTAAACTATAAAGCTCATTTTGCACTAACCCTAAACGCAATGCATCAACAACAATATACCTTACACTTCTTGCACCAAAACCATGACTTCGGGCTTCAAAAACACGTCTTTATTCGGGCTATTGTGAATTTGTTCAGCGACAGATGAGTGCCAAGCGAATGTGAGTATTGTCGCCGGTACTAATCGTAGGTCAATAAGGGTCTTATTTGCATCTTCTTCTAGCGTGACCTTATGACCTGTTGGCATGCTTAGCACGAAAGGTAGGTCATGTTCGAGGTTTTCTTGCACGAATTCGTGAATGTCATTGTAGCGTTCGTAAACTGAAAATGTTCCCtggaaaagaaaattataaaactcaTAATAGTGATATGTCACaaatagttattaatattattcatcacattaattaacatttgtaAATGAGTTCAttacctttaaaaataattttgactaaaaatatttccactACAAAAACAGTTTGACAATCATACGTCAActttgacagatgacagtttAAAACTAAAGCCAAGGAAAACCGCCATTCAGCCTTTGTCCCCCAAAAACGAAAAAGTTTcgaacaaatacttttttactaacattagaacttaagacgtgATAATTaccattcaaagtcaaagtcaaagcatttatttcaattaatcctaaattaggcacttttgaaacgtcaaattgatttgtccgtcagtctgtctgtcagtgaagctaggcgctcgttccaaagtgtagcgtgtgtatttatttatgtctatgactttccgatatttcggcactgttgcaagcgccatgatcacggatgtaCTGTTtcataagttctaatgttagtgttagtgactatgtcagttaaaaaaatacattgtttacaTTACCTGTAGCAGTATTCCATCTGGGAAGCGTACCCTTATGATCGCGAACTTGTATTTACGCATTTCCCTAATTTCATCCTTCTCCCGCATAGCTTTAGTTCTCAGCATCTGACTCTTTTCGATAGCTTCTTGTCTGGTGGcaaaattaaagaatataaGGAACGTGTTCGACAGAATCGaattttaagtgtaggagagtcatgcttcggcacgaatgggccggctagaccggagtgataccacggcctcacaaaaaactgagacggcctcagagaaagaatgcttgcgttgtgagagtgaggttacaACATGGGCGGTTCTTCTGCCGCGGGAATCCGCTCGACAAGCTCTCGTAAACCAGCAAACTACACAGGACTCGGTTTAAAACAGGTCTTACTTGTACTTCAGTAATAAAACGCGCCGTGTCGAACATTTTGACGCGGCACTTGCCACGCATGCACACACGAGAAAGCGAGCAGATAACAGCCCGTGTAGTTTTAAACGGCGCCGGTTACCAGGTTTTAACGATTCAACGCTACTAACCGCGGTGGGAAACCGATTTGTCAATATTCTCTTTCCAAtggatttcatttcattatactacaattttttttgttctgtacccttagtgcgagtatgtattacgtttaacgagatcgaaacgagaccgcattcgctatgattggttgacaaattcgagccggtcaatcagagcgccgcgcTCTCATtacgttttcgttcaacgtaaagcaaactcgtactaagggtacggtACTGGCTTATTAGTAATACCTTTTACTAAATACACTTTTGGACACTCACCTCAACTGCTGTTCCCTCTTAATTTCCTCTGGGGACAGTGCGTAGAATGAGGGCGGTAGCTGCACCTTGTTAGCCGCCTGTGATGGCAGCAACACTTGCAGGTTCCTGTCTAGTTCCAGCTGTATCGGCTCTGCTGTTCTTAGAGCGTCTATTAGTGtctggaataaaatataagggttatttttcagtgtttttttaggaaggaaaatcatccaatggctactctcgccttgggctaggcgagataGAGTGtctaactcttactgactaaaaccacactcgttcctgctcctgcttttcaagccggagccacagtaatccgctaagtagtccgcttCGGTCTTTATGGAGATTTTAgggttgattttttatttatttataccccAAATTGCGCTAAAATTACCAATTGATGGCTAACTTTTTAgtggttttattttacagaTCTAAAACCGTGCCATACAAAGTTAATGATAAGACAAAAcgatatttgtttaattttgaatgtacGATGCCAAACATGATAGGTATgtttgctcatgggcagacgtgctccatcgtaggccgcatcatcacttaccaccaggcgagatagcggccaaacgtcgacccatcaaatataataaaagatgcCAGaggatatattaaaaaagggccaaattaaaagtacctttacctttaaccgatgagcatgcatgaaaagactgatgactgttgataaagcgaaagaagtgtgtaagaa
This genomic interval from Spodoptera frugiperda isolate SF20-4 chromosome 14, AGI-APGP_CSIRO_Sfru_2.0, whole genome shotgun sequence contains the following:
- the LOC118279283 gene encoding UBX domain-containing protein 6 isoform X4, whose amino-acid sequence is MVKKAQVKRELENEQANQMAAASASKSTSAPSEHQKREIEDLPRNYAASGVYFKCPLISNDILPRDEWKKNIKTFLYEQLEEERGLTACLIIQSCNNNREKVETCVETLCKYLENIVTQPEEEKFQKIRMSNRVFTERVQPIEGSMELLLAAGFEQKKVRNADGVEEDFLVFQKDNVPSVESLVTLIDALRTAEPIQLELDRNLQVLLPSQAANKVQLPPSFYALSPEEIKREQQLRQEAIEKSQMLRTKAMREKDEIREMRKYKFAIIRVRFPDGILLQGTFSVYERYNDIHEFVQENLEHDLPFVLSMPTGHKVTLEEDANKTLIDLRLVPATILTFAWHSSVAEQIHNSPNKDVFLKPEVMVLVQEVASAVNKVLRCLTIRTVILRSCTLRQVKLLALQALLVCLREVYYLLF